Proteins co-encoded in one Govania unica genomic window:
- a CDS encoding glutathione S-transferase family protein: MAADIRLIAVPTSPFAARVKIQAYEKGLDLEITDPPGGFGSEQLYALNPFGKIPILMIGDQALVESSAIQEYLEDIHPTPSLRGRDALETARIRAFIRAVDLYLFPLLFTLRGMGASADASARAAVIKDLKQVVARLAELCGDKGYVCGEQLSLADCALAPAYFYTKLFLTAQGAQNPFADHKVFCDWWEKAGGEKSVMRGFDELREAVARKA, translated from the coding sequence CCGGGTCAAGATTCAGGCTTATGAAAAAGGCCTTGATCTTGAGATAACTGACCCACCGGGCGGCTTTGGTTCGGAACAATTATACGCGCTTAATCCATTTGGAAAAATTCCGATCCTTATGATCGGGGATCAGGCGCTTGTTGAATCCTCCGCCATTCAGGAATATCTGGAGGATATCCATCCGACGCCATCCTTGCGCGGCAGGGATGCGCTTGAGACAGCCAGAATCCGGGCCTTTATCCGTGCTGTCGATCTTTATCTGTTTCCACTTCTGTTTACGTTGCGCGGGATGGGGGCTTCTGCCGATGCATCAGCACGCGCGGCGGTAATTAAGGATCTCAAACAGGTCGTCGCAAGACTTGCAGAGCTTTGTGGCGACAAAGGTTATGTCTGCGGAGAACAATTGTCTCTGGCAGATTGTGCATTGGCTCCGGCATATTTTTATACGAAGCTTTTCCTGACTGCTCAGGGGGCTCAGAATCCTTTTGCAGACCATAAAGTCTTTTGTGATTGGTGGGAAAAGGCTGGCGGGGAAAAATCAGTTATGCGCGGTTTTGATGAGCTTCGGGAGGCTGTTGCGCGCAAGGCTTAA